A stretch of the Drosophila sulfurigaster albostrigata strain 15112-1811.04 chromosome 2L, ASM2355843v2, whole genome shotgun sequence genome encodes the following:
- the LOC133850889 gene encoding LOW QUALITY PROTEIN: E3 SUMO-protein ligase ZBED1 (The sequence of the model RefSeq protein was modified relative to this genomic sequence to represent the inferred CDS: deleted 1 base in 1 codon), with protein sequence MSNMKTFLPELDDINDCQSVYSSVYHDNLAYFVCRDKQPLDIIKGEGFKRFTQVLCPSFQLPSIKQLGTRIAQKAELHTTQMRQQLGNMQTLSLSCNINQANSTAELSYLEVAAHYHEGVHRRSRTLSVQALPMQYNTSSIVERLERICQRFEINKSKIMCIVSRSNRMLENAVATLLGSQRHVPCFAQLLETILESVVQRQEFSELCDKVRRRVAHQLSNSLTTTHVKLDVNGRAISSYEMLELYVRHTTHTSHKLQNPNSELSTIDATTPALNNDEIELALELLSVLGPLASAVRQVCGSSISSYPCASNALPILYTILNELKQPENVNQQQHQIAYEMRLFVIKQLEECFDGLEKNMMLAMSSLLDPRFRNMPFQSASLMAKYMTHLYNLYEEKVETTADDSDDETTTDGYDIWSAYRAFSQEKHKQITMIGEQENQDEISSYFCANISSLQTEPLLLWKDLAQFHPFLHSLSKKYLHIPASAIPPARLFTASGAEVLAQHKKLMSEHMNNVLLMSDCTQEEWKL encoded by the exons ATGAGCAACATGAAGACTTTTTTGCCAGAGTTGGACGATATAAA CGACTGTCAAAGTGTGTACAGTAGCGTTTACCATGATAACCTCGCCTACTTTGTGTGCCGCGATAAACAGCCATTAGATATCATTAAAGGCGAGGGTTTCAAGCGCTTCACCCAAGTGCTCTGCCCATCTTTCCAGCTGCCTAGCATTAAGCAACTGGGCACACGCATCGCGCAGAAAGCAGAGCTGCATACGACACAAATGCGACAGCAATTGGGTAACATGCAAACACTTTCGCTAAGCTGCAACATCAATCAAGCCAACAGCACTGCAGAGCTATCTTATCTGGAGGTAGCTGCACATTACCATGAGGGAGTACATCGGAGGTCGCGGACACTTTCAGTACAAGCACTGCCCATGCAGTACAATACCAGCAGTATTGTGGAGCGCTTGGAACGCATTTGTCAGCGTTTTGAGATCAACAAGTCAAAAATTATGTGCATCGTCAGTCGGAGCAACCGAATGCTGGAAAATGCAGTTGCCACATTGCTGGGCAGTCAACGGCATGTGCCTTGCTTTGCGCAGTTACTGGAAACGATTCTGGAATCTGTGGTACAACGCCAAGAGTTCAGTGAACTATGCGATAAGGTGCGTCGCCGTGTTGCCCACCAATTGAGTAACAGCTTAACGACGACACATGTAAAGCTGGATGTTAATGGGCGTGCTATAAGCAGCTACGAGATGCTTGAACTGTATGTGCGTCATACTACGCATACATCGCACAAATTACAGAATCCGAATTCCGAATTGTCGACAATTGATGCAACGACACCTGCCTTGAATAATGATGAAATCGAGCTGGCTTTGGAGTTGCTAAGTGTGTTGGGCCCATTGGCCAGTGCTGTGCGACAGGTGTGTGGTTCGAGTATATCTTCGTATCCCTGTGCTAGTAACGCTCTGCCCATATTATACACAATTCTTAACGAACTGAAGCAGCCGGAGAATgttaatcaacaacaacatcaaatcGCATATGAAATGCGATTGTTTGTGATCAAGCAGTTGGAAGAGTGTTTTGACGGATTGGAGAAAAATATGATGTTGGCCATGTCAAGTTTACTAGATCCACGTTTTCGAAATATGCCGTTTCAGAGTGCGTCATTGATGGCTAAATATATGACACATTTGTACAATCTGTATGAAGAGAAAGTTGAAACAACGGCTGACGATTCGGATGATGAAACCACAACGGATGGCTATGATATTTGGTCTGCTTATAGAGCATTTTCACAGGAAAAGCATAAGCAAATCACCATGATTGGTGAGCAAGAGAATCAGGATGAGATCTCCAGCTATTTCTGTGCGAATATCAGCAGTTTGCAAACAGAACCATTGCTCTTGTGGAAGGATCTTGCCCAATTCCATCCATTTCTGCACAGTCTATCCAAGAAATATCTGCATATTCCTGCATCAGCGATTCCACCGGCCCGTCTT TTTACAGCCTCTGGCGCTGAAGTGCTGGcacaacataaaaaattaatgagcGAGCACATGAATAATGTGTTGCTTATGTCGGATTGCACTCAAGAAGAATGGAAATTATAG
- the LOC133850890 gene encoding uncharacterized protein LOC133850890 produces the protein MARSKIWKYYDKLDLQTAQCLLCEKIIKTSGNTSNLMKHMKTHPTIDVNDHQSIVVRGNVEKGLNAP, from the exons aTGGCGCGtagcaaaatttggaaatattaCGATAAATTGGATCTTCAGACAGCACAATGCCTCCTATGCGAAAAGATTATCAAAACCAGTGGAAACACCTCCAACCTGATGAAGCACATGAAAACCCATCCTACCAT AGATGTTAATGATCACCAGTCGATTGTAGTGCGGGGGAATGTTGAAAAGGGACTCAATGCCCCTTAA